In Fluviicola taffensis DSM 16823, the following are encoded in one genomic region:
- a CDS encoding alpha/beta fold hydrolase, protein MKNLIILHGALGAKIQFEQLVQKLTPHFNIHTFDFDGHGSKSNADGDFSIELFAQNLKDFMTFHEIHKPLIFGYSMGGYVALKLEGFEANSFEKVVTLGTKFDWNPVTSEKEAAMLNAEKIEAKVPEFAAYLKSLHGEIGWKLVLERTAKMMMGLGKNPSLRPYDFHHIQIPVQLLRGSEDTMVSKSETKNVQELLANGKFQEIENWMHPIDKISVDELAQELLRVYLPG, encoded by the coding sequence ATGAAAAACTTGATCATTCTTCACGGAGCGTTGGGAGCCAAAATTCAATTTGAACAGTTGGTGCAAAAATTGACTCCGCATTTTAATATTCACACTTTTGACTTTGACGGTCATGGTTCGAAATCTAACGCTGATGGAGATTTTTCTATTGAGCTTTTCGCACAAAATCTGAAAGACTTTATGACTTTCCATGAAATTCACAAACCACTGATTTTCGGGTACAGCATGGGTGGATATGTGGCTCTAAAACTAGAAGGTTTCGAAGCTAATTCGTTTGAAAAAGTAGTAACCTTAGGTACAAAATTTGACTGGAATCCAGTAACTTCTGAAAAAGAAGCAGCAATGTTAAATGCCGAGAAAATAGAAGCGAAAGTACCTGAATTTGCGGCCTATTTGAAATCACTTCATGGAGAAATTGGCTGGAAACTGGTTCTTGAAAGAACGGCAAAAATGATGATGGGGCTTGGAAAAAACCCTTCTTTAAGGCCCTATGATTTTCATCACATTCAAATTCCTGTTCAATTGTTGCGCGGATCAGAAGACACAATGGTCTCAAAATCGGAAACAAAGAATGTTCAGGAATTACTAGCAAATGGAAAGTTTCAAGAAATCGAAAACTGGATGCATCCAATTGATAAAATCTCAGTTGATGAGCTTGCACAAGAATTGTTAAGAGTGTACTTACCTGGGTAA
- a CDS encoding DsbA family oxidoreductase: MKIEVWSDIMCPFCYIGKRHLEAALSHFPDEQFEIEWKSFQLDPTIVPQPNKNVYEYLAERKGMSVEESKQMHAGVVARAAEVGLDYHFEKAVISNSFQAHRLIQLAKTKGLGDAVEETFFKAYFTDGRDLNDADTLMELCVGVGLNPLDIKDVLADERLFASAVNNDISEAQQIGVRGVPFFVFDRKYAVSGAQPIEQFEETIKTVLEAK; this comes from the coding sequence ATGAAAATTGAAGTTTGGTCGGACATTATGTGTCCATTTTGCTATATTGGTAAAAGACATTTGGAAGCTGCATTAAGTCATTTTCCAGATGAACAATTTGAAATTGAGTGGAAAAGCTTTCAGCTGGATCCAACGATTGTTCCACAACCCAATAAGAACGTTTACGAATATTTGGCCGAACGCAAAGGAATGTCAGTTGAAGAATCCAAACAAATGCATGCTGGAGTAGTTGCTCGAGCAGCAGAAGTAGGCCTCGATTATCATTTTGAAAAAGCGGTTATTTCAAACTCGTTTCAAGCACATCGATTGATTCAATTGGCTAAAACAAAAGGTTTGGGTGATGCCGTTGAAGAAACGTTTTTCAAAGCGTATTTTACAGATGGAAGAGATTTGAATGATGCAGATACATTGATGGAGTTGTGTGTTGGAGTTGGATTGAACCCTCTAGATATTAAAGATGTTTTGGCAGATGAAAGGTTATTTGCAAGTGCTGTGAATAATGATATTTCAGAAGCACAACAAATTGGAGTTCGGGGTGTTCCTTTCTTTGTGTTCGACCGAAAATATGCGGTTTCAGGAGCTCAGCCAATTGAGCAGTTTGAAGAAACGATTAAAACGGTGCTGGAAGCAAAATAA
- a CDS encoding PP2C family protein-serine/threonine phosphatase: MDTLVLDEVVQIAEPNLVSAEFANRINYLEEQAKTLQESMRYAGSLQRSILPNERIFQNVFSDAFVIFQPKDIISGDFYWIFQHHDEVYFAVGDCTGHGVPGAMVNIAGNALLRQIIRLEGLSDPAKIVELLDQELTSLFNEHLTEGTTRDGMDLVFCKFNLSQMKGSFCGAGRPMILIRNGQLVEFKKGLDSIGHTSKESKEYETIHFGLEKGDQFYLFSDGYTDQFGGENVKKFNRQRFRNLLSSITDFDLEKQKSELIFHYNNWKGKQEQVDDICVVGIRI, translated from the coding sequence ATGGACACACTCGTTTTGGATGAGGTAGTTCAGATAGCAGAGCCCAATCTGGTATCCGCAGAATTTGCCAATCGAATTAATTATTTGGAAGAACAAGCAAAAACGTTACAAGAAAGTATGCGTTATGCAGGAAGTTTGCAACGTAGTATTTTGCCAAACGAACGCATTTTCCAAAATGTATTTTCCGATGCTTTTGTTATTTTTCAACCAAAAGATATCATTAGCGGAGATTTCTATTGGATTTTCCAACATCACGATGAGGTGTATTTTGCGGTAGGTGACTGCACAGGACACGGTGTTCCTGGTGCGATGGTTAATATTGCTGGAAATGCATTGTTGCGTCAAATTATCCGATTGGAAGGCTTATCCGATCCGGCAAAAATTGTTGAATTATTGGATCAAGAATTAACGAGTTTGTTCAACGAACATTTAACGGAAGGAACCACCAGAGATGGGATGGATTTGGTGTTTTGTAAGTTTAATTTGTCTCAAATGAAAGGCTCTTTTTGTGGTGCAGGAAGACCAATGATTCTTATTCGAAATGGTCAATTGGTTGAATTTAAAAAAGGATTGGACTCTATTGGCCATACTTCCAAAGAGTCGAAAGAATATGAAACCATTCATTTTGGATTGGAAAAAGGGGATCAATTTTACTTGTTCTCAGATGGATATACGGATCAGTTTGGTGGTGAAAATGTGAAGAAATTTAACCGTCAACGATTCCGAAATTTGTTGTCTTCAATCACGGATTTTGATTTGGAAAAACAGAAATCAGAGCTGATTTTTCATTACAATAATTGGAAAGGAAAACAGGAACAAGTGGATGATATTTGTGTAGTTGGAATCAGAATTTAA
- a CDS encoding T9SS type A sorting domain-containing protein, with translation MYNFLSLTLLVNLFVFSCFGQTGPAGVGTPSTNVLWLKADAGTSTMTNGAPISSWNDQSGNGIVLNQTTTNQQPLFVSSLMNGFPSVEFDNNGSSGQNDYLITPDNSIFDNTSAYSFFTVTRMKGFGDAQSIISKRNNVGNEQAFMLFYYTGNRLFVDIDNDNNRFSNSVVSTINTNKIYDIFYDGTALAAQRSTIFEQEVLQTTSTENSANVPDKNSPLLIGATHSGDPRAFNGYISEIIMYRTKVNDAQRIIINNHLSAKYDIPLTSNDLYFGDNPGNGNYDRNVAGIGRDATGATNSQFAPSTSAGMGIQSISGLDNNDYIIAGHAFLTNSEITTDVAGISGTNISRWQRIWYIDITNTGAVNTTNMTFDMSDGGMAGVNLGVTSNYILIYRPNQFGPWTEIAAANSIIGDQINFINQSLTLDGYYTLATKDFTVSPLPVEIVSFDATLMNRQVELNWQTASEFNSSYFDVQRSADGENWTTIGTVTAQGNSQTLVDYKLTDKMPLVGISYYRLKQVDQNGAFDFSDIRSINNSSKMNQVKIYPNPTDKGMVTIASDEPISRIAVYNAVGQVIFEKTLGSEDIYLLDTQSFESGMYWIHLNDENYKLIVR, from the coding sequence ATGTACAACTTTCTCTCCTTAACTCTCCTCGTTAATTTATTTGTATTTTCTTGTTTCGGTCAAACTGGCCCAGCAGGTGTTGGTACTCCATCAACAAATGTACTCTGGTTAAAAGCTGATGCAGGAACAAGCACCATGACGAATGGCGCTCCTATTTCTAGTTGGAATGATCAATCTGGGAATGGAATCGTATTGAATCAAACTACAACAAACCAACAGCCATTATTTGTCAGTTCTTTGATGAATGGATTTCCATCTGTAGAATTCGATAATAACGGTTCAAGTGGTCAAAACGACTATCTAATCACACCCGATAATTCCATTTTTGACAACACAAGTGCATATAGCTTTTTCACTGTAACTCGAATGAAAGGATTTGGGGATGCCCAATCCATTATCAGTAAACGCAATAATGTAGGAAACGAACAAGCATTTATGCTTTTTTATTACACTGGAAACAGATTATTTGTGGATATTGACAACGATAACAACCGTTTTTCAAATAGCGTCGTCAGTACAATCAACACCAACAAAATATACGATATTTTTTATGACGGAACAGCATTAGCTGCTCAACGTTCCACTATTTTCGAGCAGGAAGTTTTGCAAACAACAAGTACTGAAAACAGTGCAAATGTTCCAGATAAAAACTCCCCCCTATTAATTGGAGCAACACACTCTGGCGATCCAAGAGCATTTAATGGCTACATTTCAGAAATCATCATGTACCGCACAAAAGTAAACGATGCACAACGAATCATCATTAACAATCACCTATCTGCCAAATACGATATTCCTCTAACATCCAATGATTTATATTTTGGAGATAATCCCGGAAATGGAAACTACGATCGTAATGTAGCAGGTATTGGACGAGATGCTACTGGTGCTACAAATTCGCAATTCGCTCCTTCTACATCAGCAGGAATGGGAATTCAATCGATATCTGGTTTAGATAATAATGATTACATCATTGCTGGACACGCCTTTTTAACGAATAGTGAAATCACTACTGACGTTGCTGGAATTAGTGGAACAAATATTTCTCGTTGGCAACGTATCTGGTACATTGATATCACCAACACTGGAGCTGTAAACACAACAAATATGACTTTCGATATGAGTGATGGCGGAATGGCTGGAGTGAATTTAGGAGTTACTTCGAATTACATTTTAATCTACCGACCAAACCAATTTGGACCGTGGACAGAAATTGCTGCTGCAAACTCAATTATCGGTGATCAGATCAATTTTATCAATCAAAGTTTGACTTTAGATGGTTATTACACGCTTGCTACCAAAGACTTTACGGTGAGTCCACTTCCAGTGGAAATCGTTTCTTTCGATGCAACCTTAATGAATCGTCAAGTGGAATTGAATTGGCAAACTGCTAGCGAATTCAATAGCAGCTATTTTGATGTACAAAGATCTGCTGACGGTGAAAATTGGACGACTATTGGAACTGTTACTGCTCAAGGAAATAGCCAAACATTGGTTGATTATAAATTGACAGATAAAATGCCACTCGTTGGGATTTCTTATTACCGATTAAAACAAGTTGATCAGAATGGAGCATTTGATTTCTCAGACATTCGCTCAATCAATAACAGCAGTAAAATGAACCAAGTGAAGATTTATCCAAACCCTACGGATAAAGGAATGGTGACTATTGCTTCAGACGAGCCAATTTCGCGGATTGCCGTTTACAACGCAGTTGGACAAGTCATTTTTGAAAAGACATTGGGGTCAGAAGATATTTACTTATTAGATACCCAATCGTTCGAATCTGGGATGTATTGGATTCACTTGAATGACGAAAATTACAAATTGATTGTTCGCTAA
- a CDS encoding murein hydrolase activator EnvC family protein: protein MVNAVLKNSLFVILLFVGSTLWAQKKSDQLQAEQNKLEKKLSTTKSLLDKVKKGTESSLNELKLIENQVKNRELLVRNFDNQIRSAELTISSKGEQIKELESRLIRLKEQYKKLLIYAYKHRNKSAKMMFVFSSSNYFEAVKRTSYLKRLSEIQQKQFKVILQNEKTIHKEISTIKKEKEHKKVLLDEKIVEKKEIEKDKTNKQLALEKLRKDENSLLSDLKEQERQKSELKRRIKLAIEKEIADAEAKARKEAEKKAALASKTTTTSTTPSKTTTTTAPSKEVVFTDTKENIALGKSFESNRGKLPWPVAKGSITENYGKNAHPTLPNVFTNNNGVDIGAPKNAQVRVVFDGEVTSVLNIPGAGKVIIVKHGTYRTVYSNLQEVYVSVGEKVSSKQSIGSLLADEEGNLSTSHFEIHQVVEGNVQRINPSLWLAQ, encoded by the coding sequence ATGGTGAATGCAGTACTAAAAAATAGTCTTTTTGTTATTCTACTCTTTGTAGGAAGCACTCTTTGGGCGCAAAAGAAAAGCGATCAGTTACAAGCGGAGCAAAATAAGTTGGAAAAGAAACTTTCCACTACCAAATCGCTATTGGACAAAGTAAAGAAAGGCACTGAATCATCATTGAATGAACTTAAATTGATTGAGAATCAAGTGAAAAACCGCGAATTATTGGTTCGAAATTTTGACAATCAAATACGAAGTGCTGAATTAACTATTTCTTCTAAAGGAGAACAAATAAAGGAATTGGAAAGCAGACTAATTCGTTTAAAAGAGCAATACAAAAAACTCCTAATCTACGCTTATAAACATCGAAACAAATCAGCCAAAATGATGTTTGTTTTTTCCTCTTCGAATTATTTTGAAGCAGTGAAGCGAACTTCTTATTTAAAAAGACTATCCGAAATTCAACAAAAACAGTTTAAAGTTATCCTCCAAAACGAAAAAACGATTCACAAAGAAATTAGTACCATTAAGAAGGAAAAAGAACACAAAAAAGTGTTGTTGGATGAAAAAATTGTAGAAAAGAAAGAGATTGAAAAAGACAAAACCAACAAACAACTTGCCTTGGAGAAATTGCGAAAAGACGAAAATTCGTTATTATCGGATTTAAAAGAACAAGAGCGACAAAAATCGGAGTTGAAGCGTCGAATCAAACTTGCCATCGAAAAAGAAATTGCAGACGCAGAAGCAAAAGCGCGCAAAGAAGCGGAGAAAAAAGCAGCTTTAGCATCAAAAACTACAACCACATCTACAACGCCTTCAAAAACGACAACTACTACAGCTCCTTCAAAAGAAGTAGTATTTACAGATACGAAGGAAAACATTGCTCTGGGTAAAAGTTTCGAGTCAAATAGAGGGAAATTACCTTGGCCAGTAGCCAAAGGATCAATTACTGAGAATTACGGTAAAAATGCACATCCAACTTTGCCCAACGTTTTTACAAACAATAACGGAGTTGATATTGGTGCACCAAAAAATGCACAAGTGCGCGTAGTTTTTGATGGGGAAGTAACCAGTGTGTTAAATATTCCAGGAGCTGGTAAAGTAATTATTGTGAAACACGGAACATATCGCACCGTATATAGTAACCTGCAGGAGGTTTATGTTTCTGTAGGCGAAAAAGTGAGTTCAAAACAATCGATTGGTTCTTTGCTTGCTGATGAAGAAGGAAATTTATCGACATCCCATTTTGAAATTCATCAAGTAGTGGAGGGAAATGTACAGCGAATTAATCCTTCCTTATGGTTGGCACAATAG
- a CDS encoding DUF4292 domain-containing protein, which translates to MSIRNIKWLGLAVLIVLGSCARRPVADKPIKLEKRKLAELVHVMDSLTVLRPNSFYTKIKCNFSDTNRRISFKTSVRCIKDSIINPLITYLGIPFVNSIIRSDSLIISNRKDKCVIRSNMNFIKESFGVDFDYKNVEELLLGLPVAYDTAQRYFLINDPYNYIISSHRKRVIKKETKIKYDRDGILQLKKDRNENDDEDNNVLIRYYIDPSLKSIQKLVIDSPDDTTHIVVDYFSRDTVDTYLLPKEVVIDIVTARNHIVLTMDYDKTEINTPQEIYFVIPEEYGECSTKK; encoded by the coding sequence ATGTCGATCCGGAATATTAAATGGCTTGGACTAGCAGTATTAATCGTACTTGGGTCATGTGCGAGAAGACCTGTTGCAGATAAACCCATCAAATTAGAAAAAAGGAAATTAGCAGAGCTTGTTCATGTCATGGATAGTCTTACCGTTTTGCGTCCCAATTCGTTTTATACAAAAATCAAATGTAATTTTTCAGATACAAATCGCAGAATTAGTTTTAAAACATCTGTTCGTTGTATAAAAGATAGTATTATCAACCCATTGATAACCTATCTCGGAATTCCATTCGTAAACTCCATCATTCGGTCAGATTCTCTCATCATTTCAAATCGGAAAGATAAATGTGTCATTCGTTCAAACATGAATTTCATCAAAGAATCATTCGGTGTTGATTTTGATTATAAAAACGTGGAAGAATTATTACTTGGTTTACCCGTAGCCTACGATACAGCTCAGCGTTATTTCCTAATAAACGATCCTTACAACTACATCATTTCTTCTCACCGCAAAAGAGTTATCAAAAAAGAAACGAAAATAAAATATGATAGGGATGGAATTTTACAACTCAAAAAAGATCGCAACGAAAATGACGACGAAGATAACAACGTACTCATCCGTTATTACATCGATCCTTCTTTGAAAAGCATCCAGAAATTAGTAATCGATAGCCCAGATGACACAACCCATATCGTTGTTGATTATTTCAGCCGAGATACGGTGGATACCTACTTATTGCCAAAAGAAGTTGTCATTGATATTGTAACTGCACGAAATCATATCGTTCTAACAATGGATTATGATAAAACAGAAATTAATACACCTCAGGAAATTTACTTTGTAATACCGGAAGAGTATGGTGAATGCAGTACTAAAAAATAG
- a CDS encoding tetratricopeptide repeat protein codes for MKQLLYFSILVFLLPACGTKKVVTENTNSQNDLAYIQTFHNALRYKLKGQTTNAIQAFDSCLVIRPTDDAAAFGLSQCYLQIDNKTKATQYTEMASKLDPNNIWYTQELGYMYYNQGKFVESEKCFAKMVKAQPANVDWLFAHADLLKRLNRQTEAINSLDKMEDQLGVLPDLSIQKFELYLSLKQDEKAIAEIEKARTVFPDELSLIGTLVDYYFSKREVSKAQNMLVELVKNDPSNVRANIALGDLFYRQLNKPEAYKYFIAGFQGTGVDIDTKMSIVLEMYEKQPVVDKELIELADLIIANYPTDAKGYSVKGDLLLKNNEKEAGLAAYKSALTFEQNKFPIWNQVLMLEYELLKFDDLYKDARACSALFPTISSVQLLYTIACVQLDHFQEAIDAADMGKELVVNDPAMESEFFAQKGDALFGLKKNKEGIESYEKAVSIDPTNLLTKNNYAMRLALSNTDLIKAEKLIDEVLMSSPKVASFIDTKGIILFKKGNFKGALEQFVIADELDKENKNYTEHLGDAFFKLGDISKALEYWKKALSLGSKNKLLTKKIQSKSYVDPEY; via the coding sequence ATGAAACAACTCCTTTACTTCAGCATCCTTGTTTTTCTCCTCCCCGCTTGTGGGACAAAAAAAGTAGTGACTGAAAACACCAATTCACAAAATGACTTGGCTTATATTCAGACCTTTCACAATGCGTTGCGTTACAAGTTAAAAGGACAAACAACCAATGCAATTCAAGCTTTTGATTCTTGTTTGGTTATTCGACCAACAGATGATGCCGCAGCTTTTGGGTTGAGTCAATGCTATTTGCAAATAGACAATAAAACAAAGGCCACTCAATATACAGAGATGGCTTCTAAATTGGATCCCAACAATATTTGGTATACTCAAGAATTGGGATACATGTATTACAATCAAGGGAAGTTTGTGGAGTCGGAAAAATGCTTTGCTAAAATGGTAAAAGCACAACCCGCAAATGTAGATTGGTTATTTGCACATGCCGATTTATTGAAGCGGTTGAATCGTCAAACAGAAGCTATTAATTCGTTGGACAAAATGGAAGATCAATTGGGTGTTCTGCCTGATTTATCCATTCAGAAGTTTGAATTATACCTCTCCTTAAAACAAGATGAGAAAGCAATCGCTGAAATTGAAAAAGCACGAACAGTTTTTCCAGATGAATTGAGCTTAATTGGAACCTTGGTAGATTATTATTTTTCCAAAAGAGAAGTTTCAAAAGCGCAAAATATGTTGGTGGAATTGGTTAAAAATGATCCCAGTAATGTGAGAGCCAATATTGCTTTGGGCGATTTGTTTTACCGTCAATTAAACAAACCAGAAGCTTATAAATATTTCATTGCTGGTTTTCAAGGAACAGGAGTTGATATCGACACTAAAATGTCTATCGTGTTAGAAATGTATGAAAAACAGCCTGTTGTTGACAAAGAACTAATCGAATTAGCGGATTTAATCATTGCCAATTATCCAACTGATGCGAAAGGATATTCAGTAAAAGGTGATTTGTTATTAAAAAACAATGAGAAAGAAGCTGGTTTGGCGGCATATAAAAGTGCACTAACTTTTGAACAAAACAAATTCCCTATTTGGAATCAAGTTTTAATGTTGGAGTATGAATTGTTGAAGTTTGATGATTTATACAAAGATGCTCGAGCTTGTAGTGCTTTGTTTCCAACTATTTCGTCTGTGCAATTACTTTATACAATCGCTTGTGTACAATTAGATCATTTTCAAGAAGCAATTGATGCAGCAGATATGGGCAAAGAATTGGTTGTAAATGATCCTGCGATGGAATCTGAGTTTTTTGCACAAAAAGGAGATGCGCTTTTCGGGTTGAAGAAAAACAAAGAAGGAATTGAATCTTATGAAAAAGCAGTATCCATTGATCCTACCAATTTATTGACGAAGAACAATTATGCGATGCGATTAGCCCTTTCAAATACTGATTTAATAAAAGCAGAAAAATTAATTGACGAAGTATTGATGTCAAGTCCCAAAGTTGCTTCTTTTATTGATACGAAAGGAATAATTTTATTCAAGAAAGGGAACTTTAAAGGAGCATTGGAACAGTTTGTAATTGCAGATGAACTGGATAAAGAAAATAAAAACTACACCGAACACTTAGGCGACGCATTCTTCAAATTAGGAGATATTAGCAAAGCCTTGGAATACTGGAAAAAAGCACTTTCACTAGGATCAAAAAACAAATTACTTACTAAAAAAATACAATCAAAATCGTATGTCGATCCGGAATATTAA
- a CDS encoding sugar phosphate nucleotidyltransferase translates to MKVIVPMAGRGSRLRPHTLTVPKPLVPVGGKPIVHRLVEDIAAVCNEPIEEIGFVIGDFGIEIENELIKVAEKLGAKGTIFYQDKPLGTAHAVLCAEKLLDGPVVVAFADTLFRANFTIDPNADGILWVKQIEDPSNFGVVKMNENGDIIDFVEKPKEFVSDLAMIGIYYFKDGLALRDELNYLVENGIIKSGEYQLPDALRRLTEKGKRFKPGEVDEWLDCGNKEVTVITNQRVLEYDYEKGLDLVDDSAKVLNSIIIPPCYIGKDVILENSVVGPHVSLGKGSMVTNSIIKNSILQQNSIIIDANLKDSMLGSHSKYKGLARDLSLSDYSIIS, encoded by the coding sequence ATGAAAGTTATCGTTCCAATGGCGGGGCGTGGTAGCCGACTAAGACCACATACTTTAACAGTTCCCAAACCGCTTGTTCCAGTTGGTGGAAAACCAATTGTGCACCGTTTGGTAGAAGACATTGCTGCTGTTTGTAACGAACCGATTGAAGAAATTGGGTTCGTTATTGGCGATTTCGGGATTGAAATTGAAAACGAACTGATCAAAGTAGCTGAAAAATTAGGAGCAAAAGGAACCATTTTCTATCAGGATAAACCACTAGGTACTGCTCACGCAGTTTTATGTGCTGAAAAATTATTGGACGGACCTGTTGTTGTTGCTTTTGCAGATACCCTATTTCGTGCAAATTTCACCATTGACCCAAATGCCGATGGAATTCTCTGGGTAAAACAAATTGAAGATCCAAGTAATTTTGGGGTGGTCAAAATGAACGAAAATGGAGATATTATCGATTTCGTAGAAAAACCCAAAGAATTTGTTTCCGATTTAGCAATGATTGGTATATACTACTTCAAAGACGGTTTAGCATTAAGAGACGAATTAAACTATTTGGTAGAAAACGGCATCATAAAGAGTGGTGAATATCAACTTCCTGATGCTTTGCGCAGACTGACTGAAAAAGGAAAACGTTTTAAGCCAGGAGAAGTAGATGAATGGTTAGATTGTGGAAACAAAGAAGTGACTGTTATTACGAATCAACGAGTGCTGGAATATGATTATGAAAAAGGTCTCGACTTGGTAGATGATTCAGCCAAAGTCTTGAATTCAATTATTATTCCCCCTTGTTATATTGGGAAGGATGTCATTCTAGAAAACTCCGTAGTTGGTCCGCATGTGTCTCTTGGAAAAGGGTCTATGGTGACCAATTCTATTATTAAAAACAGTATTTTACAACAAAATTCAATCATTATTGATGCGAACTTGAAAGACTCCATGCTTGGTTCACATTCTAAGTATAAAGGTTTGGCTCGAGATTTGAGCTTAAGCGACTATTCAATTATTAGCTAA
- the dut gene encoding dUTP diphosphatase, giving the protein MEIKVINQSNNELPHYATVDSAGLDIRAFLSESVTLKPLERRLIPTGLYLEIPSGFEVQIRPRSGFAFKQGVTVLNSPGTIDADYRGEIGVLLINLSQEDVLIETGDRVAQMVVAPFIQATLNQTNELSETSRGEGGFGSTGKN; this is encoded by the coding sequence ATGGAAATCAAAGTCATCAATCAATCAAACAATGAGTTGCCACACTATGCAACAGTAGATTCTGCTGGTTTAGATATTCGTGCTTTTTTGAGTGAATCAGTAACACTAAAACCATTAGAAAGACGCTTAATTCCAACAGGATTGTATCTGGAAATTCCAAGTGGTTTTGAGGTGCAAATTAGACCTCGAAGTGGGTTTGCATTCAAACAAGGAGTTACTGTTTTGAATTCTCCAGGAACCATTGATGCCGATTACCGCGGTGAAATTGGCGTTTTATTGATCAATCTTTCACAAGAAGATGTCCTTATTGAGACTGGTGATCGAGTAGCCCAAATGGTTGTAGCGCCTTTTATACAGGCAACATTGAATCAAACAAATGAACTTTCAGAAACTAGCCGCGGAGAAGGTGGTTTTGGAAGTACAGGAAAAAATTAA
- a CDS encoding gliding motility lipoprotein GldH, which translates to MKALKNSWIFVLLLLLCACGEAPVYNKSYSFKNNSWEQDVKPVFKVNIPDTTSFYNIQITIRTTTDYAFNNLWFFIRSKSPKGQIGREPFEIKIAHPDGSWIGETSGTIVENTVYFKHRKFPQKGDYIFTFEQGITEQSAKNILDISYAVTKDSNQK; encoded by the coding sequence ATGAAGGCACTGAAAAATAGTTGGATATTTGTTTTATTGTTGCTTCTCTGCGCTTGTGGGGAAGCACCAGTTTACAATAAATCATATTCTTTCAAGAACAATTCTTGGGAGCAGGATGTGAAACCCGTTTTTAAGGTGAATATCCCTGACACAACTTCGTTTTACAATATTCAAATCACGATTCGTACTACGACTGACTATGCTTTCAACAATTTGTGGTTTTTCATTCGTTCCAAATCACCAAAAGGTCAAATTGGAAGAGAGCCTTTCGAGATAAAGATCGCGCATCCTGATGGTTCTTGGATTGGAGAAACATCAGGAACGATTGTAGAAAATACCGTATATTTCAAGCATCGAAAATTTCCTCAAAAAGGAGATTATATTTTCACTTTCGAGCAAGGAATTACCGAACAAAGTGCCAAAAACATCTTAGATATCAGCTATGCTGTAACCAAAGATTCAAATCAAAAATAA